A stretch of the Marasmius oreades isolate 03SP1 chromosome 8, whole genome shotgun sequence genome encodes the following:
- a CDS encoding uncharacterized protein (CAZy:CE8), with amino-acid sequence MFSFSLVFSVFVCIWRVQGLSLEFLPCQLQKPLNRSPLEGCPAGTIFVSQKTNDSNAKFKSVQEAILSLPAEGAATILIGEGEYHENVNITRSAPITLLGQVSARLANSANQPFFTNASIKNLVQIFDTRFVQSGLDDASSAVLTVAPNGAGALIGAGPTGAPLQPKFGNVNFKAYNIDFQNRAANFSISQALVTDISYANASFYGCSFASFQDTWYTGRNASTYLVDSVIFGQTDYLFGFGTAWFQNVILANRACGGGIVAWKGTNLTDAPGNRYGAYISDSRIIRSPDANSTTNITQSCFLGRPWNDLATTVFLNVFMEDVIQPVGWTTFSGRPDIMNTTFYAEFNSTGLGGNTSKRLALEHILTPDEAREFTVDSVFLERPKWIDFDYRF; translated from the exons ATGTTCTCGTTTTCCCTCGTTTTTTCAGTGTTTGTTTGTATCTGGAGGGTGCAAGGCCTTTCACTTGAATTTCTGCCCTGTCAGTTACAAAAACCTCTAAATAGGTCGCCTTTAGAAGGTTGTCCTGCTGGGACCATTTTTGTCTCTCAGAAAACCAACGATTCAAATGCGAAGTTTAAAAGTGTTCAGGAAGCTATTCTCTCACT GCCAGCAGAGGGTGCAGCGACGATTCTGATAGGTGAAGGAGAATATCATGAGAATGTGAACATAACACGGTCAGCCCCCATTACTCTACTT GGTCAAGTGTCAGCAAGGTTGGCGAATTCGGCCAACCAACCATTCTTCACTAACGCTTCCATAAAAAACCTGGTGCAAATTTTCGACACGCGATTCGTGCAGTCGGGACTAGATGATGCCTCCTCTGCGGTTCTAACGGTCGCTCCGAATGGCGCTGGAGCACTGATTGGTGCCGGCCCTACTGGTGCACCATTGCAGCCTAAATTCGGGAATGTTAATTTCAAGGCATATAACATCGACTTCCAAAACCGAGCG GCTAACTTCTCGATATCACAAGCTCTCGTTACGGACATTTCCTATGCCAATGCTTCTTTCTACGGCTGTTCATTTGCTAGCTTCCAAGATACATGGTATACTGGCCGGAATGCGAGTACCTACCTCGTTGATAGCGTTATTTTTGGACAAACAGATT ATTTGTTCGGCTTTGGCACTGCGTGGTTCCAAAACGTTATCCTCGCAAACCGTGCTTGCGGAGGTGGAATAGTAGCGTGGAAAGGAACCAATCTGACCGACGCACCTGGGAATCGTTACGGCGCGTACATATCTGATTCGAGGATCATTCGA TCCCCCGATGCCAACTCTACGACGAACATCACACAGTCGTGTTTCCTCG GTCGTCCGTGGAATGATCTTGCTACGACGGTTTTCTTGAATGTCTTTATGGAAGATGTTATACAACCGGTCGGGTGGACGACGTTTTCTGGGAGACCTGACATAATGAACACTACCTTCTACGCTGAATTCAACTCCACTG GTCTCGGAGGCAACACCAGCAAGCGTCTTGCACTTGAGCATATCTTGACTCCTGATGAAGCGAGGGAGTTCACCGTCGATAGTGTGTTTTTGGAGCGGCCCAAGTGGATTGATTTCGATTACAGATTTTAA
- the ARK1 gene encoding Serine/threonine-protein kinase ark1 encodes MATIGSVTRQIAALELNKKPTSSAGPPLHTKQPSQTNVAKLLSKYAAPLPPLSTQNTLAKPQKSTQKMRAPTTGSSNSNRKAATSSSSPAPEATQPGIDIGNYDGGLEIDNEKRGEKVSGEAATELALDSSSARQYPTRVWTLHDFDMGRPLGKGKFGRVYMVRTKAEPRYILALKTLYKSEIVAGRVEKQIRREIEIQQNLRHPNVLRLYGYFHDEKRIFLMLEFAGKGELYRQLAKYGCFSEKRSARYIDQMADALMYLHSKHVIHRDIKPENLLLGLNGELKIADFGWSVHAPGNRRRTMCGTLDYLPPEMVEGKEHGEKVDLWALGVLTYEFVVGNPPFEVRGHGGVDRTYTRIVKVDLRFPAALSPDVKDVIARLLRHEPQDRLPLSKVLQHPWIVKYRPKDCLRGRQVYE; translated from the exons ATGGCGACGATTGGCTCCGTAACTCGACAAATTGCTGCTCTAGAACTCAACAAGAAACCCACGTCTTCTGCGGGACCCCCACTTCATACGAAACAACCAAGTCAAACGAACGTAGCGAAATTGCTCTCGAAATATGCGGCACCTTTACCTCCTTTATCAACCCAGAATACCCTCGCGAAACCTCAGAAGTCGACGCAGAAGATGCGAGCCCCCACAACTGGCAGtagcaacagcaacagaaAAGCAGcgacttcctcctcctctccaGCACCCGAGGCTACGCAGCCTGGAATTGACATTGGGAACTATGATGGTGGACTTGAAATTGATAACGAGAAACGTGGGGAGAAGGTCTCTGGAGAGGCTGCTACTGAGCTTGCGCTGGACTCTAGCAGTGCAAG GCAATACCCTACCCGTGTATGGACGTTACATGACTTTGACATGGGCCGTCCTTTGGGAAAGGGTAAATTCGGTCGGGTCTACATGGTACGAACGAAAGCGGAACCCAGATACATCCTTGCTTTGAAGACGCTCTATAAATCCGAGATCGTTGCCGGAAGAGTTGAAAAACAGATCCGAAGGGAAATTGAAATTCAACAGAACCTACGGCATCCTAACGTACTCCGTCTATATGGTTACTTCCACGACGAGAAGCGTATCTTCCTCATGTTAGAGTTTGCCGGGAAGGGTGAACTTTATAGGCAACTTGCCAAGTACGGCTGCTTCTCTGAAAAGAGGAGTGCGAGGTACATCGACCAAATGGCAGACGCGTTGATGTATCTGCATTCAAAGCATGTTATACACAGGGATATCAAACCGGAGAACCTGTTGTTGGGTTTGAATGGAGAGTTGAAAATTGCTGACTTTGGATGGAGTGTACATGCTCCCGGAAACCGAAGACGGACGATGTGCGGTACTCTTGACTATCTCCCTCCTGAGATGGTCGAGGGCAAAGAGCACGGTGAAAAAGTGGACTTGTGGGCATTGGGAGTCCTCACCTACGAGTTTGTAGTAGGCAATCCACCTTTTGAGGTACGGGGCCACGGTGGAGTTGACA GGACCTACACCCGAATAGTCAAGGTTGACCTGAGGTTTCCGGCCGCATTGTCCCCAGATGTCAAGGATGTGATTGCCCGC CTTCTTCGTCATGAACCTCAAGATCGCCTCCCTCTCTCAAAGGTTCTGCAACATCCCTGGATAGTCAAATACAGACCCAAGGATTGCCTTCGAGGTCGTCAAGTATACGAGTGA